The DNA region GCCGACCAGAGAGGGGAGGGGTCAGAGGGCACCAAGATGCGGGTTCTCCACTTGCCACCCGCCACCTGCCACCGGCCACTGGGCCTGCTGCTCACCAGACAGGGCCTGAAAGGGGGGTCCACACGCCGGGCCAGAAGGTCGTCCCAATTCATGTGCCGGAAAAAGGGATGCCTCTGTGGGTAGAGAATACCCCAAACCCACTAACAGCTCACCCTGCTTGCCCCCTTGGTCACTCCCTCTGCCCTGGGGCCCTGCCCCCTGTTGCCCATACCCTTGGAGACTCAGCCCTACCCCTGGTGGTGGTCCCAAACCCACCTGCACATCAGCAGCATCCCCTGGACCACCCCCAATCCTCTGGCTGGGATTCCGTTTCAGAAACTGCGAGACCAGGAGAGAGGGTGAGGGCCTGGGTAGGTACTGTTCCTGTGTCCCCACGTCCCAGGGCTAGCTGGAGTGGGGGTCAGGTGACATGGGAGAGAATGCCTTTGGGTGTGGTTCCCACCTATGGATACCCTGGGGACTTTCAAGTTTTGGTCAGTGGAGCCACCTTCTCCACAAAGGCTTTGCAGAGGCTCCTGGGCCCTGGCATTGCCCCAAGGCGCTTTGGTGAGGCGCCAACTCCCCATGTGGCTGCCCGGCCTCCCCCTAACACCTCTGATGCTTGCCTTTGATGGAAGTGTGGCCAGCTCATCACAAGCACGTCCCCGGTTAGGACTCAGCCTAAGGTCTGGGCTAGGGCAGCAGCTGGTCTGTGACAGAGCTGAGACCTGGGCTGAATCCCCGACTTCAAGGGAGGGGCTCCTTTTACTCCCAGAGGCAAACTGCACAGGCCAGGGTGGCCCTGGCTTCCCCACAGCCCAGAGAGACTCAAGAACACATGCTGAGTGGCTGGCAGGGccccagagaagagagaaaggagtcCCACCTTTTTGACAAGGTCCCGGGCATCTGGGGTGAGGTAGGGGGGCAGCGCCAGCTTGCCCTTGATGATCTTATCCATGGTTTTCTTCCGGTTCTCTGCAGTGAAGGGGGGCTGGAGGAATGAGGAAGGTGAGAGGAGCCTTGTgggcctcccaccaggccctgcccttGCCCCAGTAGGGGGggctcctcccacccctgcccctgccctcctcctcccagggCGCTGGACTTGCCGATCCAGTGAGCATGTCGTACATCAGGGCCCCCAGGCTCCACCAGTCCACAGCCCGGTTGTGGCCACTGCGCACCAGAATCTCAGGGGCCCTGGGGTCCAGGTGGAACTGTCAGTCAGGCCATGCCCCTTCGGGCTGTCCTCCCGACCCCTGGGCCAGCCAGGTGCCACTTACATGTACTCAATGGTGCCGCAGAAGGTGTGAGTGACGGCGCCCTCATGGATCGACTCCTTGCAGAGTCCAAAGTCAGTCAGTTTGATGTGGCCTGAGGAAGAGTGTTGGAGAGGCATGACCAGAGGCCCCCCCCACCCACAGAGCTCCTCGGCAATCCCCACAGATTGCAGACCCCGCCTGCAGCTGCCCGTGCACACATGCGCACCCTGGCTGCTGAGCATGATGTTCTCGGGCTTGAGGTCCCGGTAGATGATGCCCTGGGAATGGAGATGGCCCAGGGCCAGCGTGATCTCAGCCAGGTAGAAGCTGCAGAAACAAGACAGGGTGCAGGTGGGAGTAGGGCAGGGACCTGGCGGCCTCAGGAAAGTGGAGGAGTAACACCCACCAGGCTGTATCTTCCAGGAAGATGCCCTCTCGCTCCAGATGCATGAAGAGCTCGCCACCTGCCACACAAACACGTCAGCAGCCACATGCTGGGCCCAAGTCCCTTTACACTTTctgagtctttatttcttcttgggGAAAGGGGGGCTCATAATTCCTGCCCTACCTGCCTCACAGAGCTGCCGTGGGGATTCAATTCAATTCAGCAAACATCTACCGACGCCTACTCggtgcctggccctgtgctgggTGAAGCTGGGGACAGGATGAAGAGACCCAGCCACTGCCCTCAGGACGCTCAGTCTACTGGGGAGACAGACATGTACATGACGGCTCCAATACGCCAGGCCCAGGCCACAGCTCCAAGAGCGTAGCCCAAAAGATCTTGCAGAGGAGACAGGGAAGACAGAGTGAATCCCAACACAACAGAACAGAGAAAGTGCAGTTTGCTGGGACTTTAAGGGGATGCTGAGATGGACGGAGTGAATGTAGAGCATGGAGGCAGAAGCTCGCAGGGTTCATCTGGCCCAAACGAGGGAAAGGCAGGCCAAGACTGCTCACAGCCAGCAGGGGTCAGCCGGCCTAGGGGTGAGGCTTGATCTGGGCAGCAAGCCACAGGACTGAATAGAAGGTCCGGGAGCAGCCCCAGGCTCTACGACCTCAGCAGTCGGCAGAGGAGACACTAGAAAGCAGGTGAGCAGGAGGCCTCAGCCCAGTTAGAAAAATGCTCTGACCAACCCACCAGGCCCCTGAGAGTGGACGGATAGAGTAGGACGCTACAGTGAATGAACCAGTTGGACTGGGGACTTGACAGGATGCAGGGCACACAGGAGAGAACAAGAAGACAGGGAGGGGAGTAGGAAGAGACACAACCATCCTCTGGACTTCTACCCAAATTCCCACCATGCCCATCCACTCCCAACACACGTGAGGGACACAGTAGGTGCTGGACAGacgtttgctgaatgaatgaatgaatgaatgatgggaCAGATGcacggatggatgggtggatgggtaggaCAGAGTGGGGGCCCCTAGCCAACCCCCACAGACTCAACTCTCAAGAGCTTCCCCGCCAACCCCCACAGACTCATCTCTCAAGAGCTTCCCCCCAGAGCTTCCTATGCTGGCTCCCTGCCCCCGCCACACACCCCTGCCTGGGCCCGCACTCATACCACTGAGGCACTCAAGGATGAGGTAGAGTTTGCCACCAGTCTGGAAGGCATAGGCCAGTTCCACAATAAAGGGGTGCTTCACAGACTCTAGAATGTTCCGCTCAgcctgtgtgtgtgctgtgtcctTGGCGTTGCGCACAATTTTGGCCTGGAGACACAGGAATTGGTTAGAAACTAGGGcatccaggccgggcatggtggctcacacctgtaatcccagcactctgggagctgaggcaggcagatcacctgaagtcaggagtttgagaccagtctggccaacatggcaaaaccccgtctctactaaaaatagaaaaattagctgggtacgatggtacatgcctgtaatcccagctactcaggaggctgaggcaggagaattgcttgaacccagcagcagaggttgcagtgagctaagatcacaccactgcactccagcctgggtgtgagTGATGGCGCACTCATGGATCGACTCCTTGCAGAGTCCAAAGTCAGTCAGTTTGATGTGgttgagactctgcctcaaaaaaaaagaaaaaaaaaaggctgggcgcggtggctcaagcctgtaatcccagcacattgggaggccgagacgggcggatcacgaggtcaggaaatcgagaccatcctggctaacacagtgaaaccccatctctactaaaaaatacaaaaaattagccaggcgaggtggcgggcgcctgtagtcccagctactcaggaggctgaggcaggagaatggcgtaaacccgggaggcggagcttacagtgagctgagatctggtcactgcactccagcccgggcgacagagcgagactccgtctcaaaaaaaaaaaaaaaaaactgggggcATCCAGAGCTCCTCAGACCATCCACCTGTTACCTGCTGCCATGCTCTGTCACTCCATTGCATTTCTCCATAATTCCGCTGCTGTCAGCCGTCACCATTTCCAGGGATGGGTTTATTCTCTAacacagggtttctcaacctggGCACTACTGACACTTGGGACCAGgtcattctttgttgtgggaggcTGCCCTGTGCACCATGGGACGTTCGGCAgcgtccctggcctctacccaccaggTACCAGTAACACTCCTCTCTGGCCTTGACAATCAAAAATGTGtccatgccaggcacagtggatcacacctgtaatcccagcactttggcaggctgaggcgggcgaatcacctgagggcaagagttcaagaccagactgaccaacatggtgaaaccccgtctccactaaaaagtacaaaaactaggccaggcacagtggttcatgactataatcccagcactttgggaggccgagctgggtggatcacctgaggttaggagttcaagaccagcctggccaacatggcaaaaacccatctctactaaaaatacaaaaaaattagccaggtgtggtggttcatgcctgtaatcccagctactcggaaggctgaggcaggagaatcacttcaacctgggaggtggaggttgcagtgagccgagatcgcaccactgcactccagcctgcgtgacagagtgagactccatatcaaaataaataagtaaataaataaaaagacaaagattagccagatgtggcagcacacgcctataatcccagctactcaggaggctgaggtaagacaactccttgaacccgggaggcagaggttgcagtgagcagagagtgcactactgcacttcagtctgggcaacaaagagagactccatcccaaaagaaaaaaaaaaaaggctaggcgctggtggcttatgcctgtgatcccagctctcagcactttggaggccaaggcgggcggatcacctgagattaggagttagagaccagcctggtgaaa from Rhinopithecus roxellana isolate Shanxi Qingling chromosome 15, ASM756505v1, whole genome shotgun sequence includes:
- the RPS6KB2 gene encoding ribosomal protein S6 kinase beta-2 isoform X1, translating into MAAVFDLDLETEEGSEGEGEGEPELSSADVCPLAELRAAGLEPVGHYEEVELTETSVNLCPERIGPHCFELLRVLGKGGYGKVFQVRKVQGTNLGKIYAMKVLRKAKIVRNAKDTAHTQAERNILESVKHPFIVELAYAFQTGGKLYLILECLSGGELFMHLEREGIFLEDTACFYLAEITLALGHLHSQGIIYRDLKPENIMLSSQGHIKLTDFGLCKESIHEGAVTHTFCGTIEYMAPEILVRSGHNRAVDWWSLGALMYDMLTGSPPFTAENRKKTMDKIIKGKLALPPYLTPDARDLVKKFLKRNPSQRIGGGPGDAADVQRHPFFRHMNWDDLLARRVDPPFRPCLQSEEDVSQFDTRFTRQTPVDSPDDTALSESANQAFLGFTYVAPSVLDSIKEGFSFQPKLRSPRRLNSSPRAPISPLKFSPFEGFRPSPSLPEPVEPPLPPLLPPPPPPSITAPLPIRPPSGTKKSKRGRGRPGR